AGGACGGTTGGCTTCGAGATTGGCACTGTCGGTGACGATAAGTGGAAACTCGTCGAGGACGACGGTGTTCGCTATCGTTTGGACCCAATATGTTCCGGCTGTCGGAAAAACAACGTTAACAAAAAAGCTGACATTGTCGGTAAATCCGCCCGGAGCGAGTTCGATCGTTGTCGGCTGTGAAGTAACAACGAGATTATTCTTGTCGGGTGACAGAATGCGAACCTCCGTTTGATGGTTCCCGCTTCCTCGCCAGTGGTTGATAACCGCGAACTTGATCAGGCTGACCGGCAGCTTTTCGACCATGATATTTTGAAAAATGCCCATCAGCGATATTTTGTTGCCCATCTCGATGCGAACATCGTCACACAGCAGTGTGTACTCGAGCTTTAATTGTTCTGTTTCCATATTAAGTTGTGAGTTCGGGATATAGCCGGGCTCGTTGATCAAAAAGCCTTGTTCTCCTTAAACCAAGCCAGCAATTTAGCCCAGGCCTCTTCCGATGCCTGTTTATTGAAAGTGGGACGATAATCGGCATGAAACCCGTGGTCAGCATTTGGGAAGACAAGGATCTCTGATCCTGATCTGTATTTTTTCAATTCATCCTGCATCCGCTGCACGCCGTCGAGCGGGATTCCCTTATCCAGCCCTCCATACAATCCGAGAACCGGTACTTTCAAATCCTTTACATGGTCGATCGGCGTCGTCGGCTGCAGCGTGTTTACCGGCGAATTCGGAGTCGGCACAACGCGGCCGTACCACGCTCCGCCGGCTCTGACTTTCGGATTATGTGCGGCATAGAGCCAGGTGATGCGGCCGCCCCAGCAAAATCCGGTGACAGACAGCTTTTTTGTGTTACCTTTATTGTTTTTCGCCCACGCAACTGCCGAATCGAGGTCGCTCATCGATTGAGTGTCCGGGATCTTTGAATATATCTGACGGTTTATCTCGCGCGAATCCTTGAGATCCTTGATCTCGCCCTGACGTGCGTACAGCGCAGGAGAGATAGCCATATAGCCAAGCTTAGCAAAACGCCGGCAAACGTCCTGTATCCACTCTTGCACGCCAAAAATCTCATGGATTACCAATACCACCGGAAAATTCTTGCCCTTTGTCGGCATAGCACGGTAAGCCGGCATCGTGCCGTCGGCAACGGGAATTTTGACCTCGCCGACGATCAGTCCGACATCGTCGGTGGTGATCTTGGTCTGAGCCTGGATCGGCGAAACCGCCGAGGCATAAATGCCCGCGGCAAAAATCGACGTCACCAAAAATTCACGTCTGTCCAAGGTGGGCGCCGTTGGATTAGAATTCACAATATCTTCTTTCATAAATTACATTCCGCGTGCCTATGATTTTTA
The sequence above is a segment of the Acidobacteriota bacterium genome. Coding sequences within it:
- a CDS encoding dienelactone hydrolase family protein, producing the protein MKEDIVNSNPTAPTLDRREFLVTSIFAAGIYASAVSPIQAQTKITTDDVGLIVGEVKIPVADGTMPAYRAMPTKGKNFPVVLVIHEIFGVQEWIQDVCRRFAKLGYMAISPALYARQGEIKDLKDSREINRQIYSKIPDTQSMSDLDSAVAWAKNNKGNTKKLSVTGFCWGGRITWLYAAHNPKVRAGGAWYGRVVPTPNSPVNTLQPTTPIDHVKDLKVPVLGLYGGLDKGIPLDGVQRMQDELKKYRSGSEILVFPNADHGFHADYRPTFNKQASEEAWAKLLAWFKENKAF